A region of Flocculibacter collagenilyticus DNA encodes the following proteins:
- a CDS encoding SEL1-like repeat protein — protein sequence MSDKQQITDEESHENQVETDDLLLDDEQAPFQNEDEMLEMMLETEDEAASEALMLDEEIETDAKAEMNEDLEDTLQESLANADTEAPLSDEPAEKSLIDAIEEPVENELTLEDDTAEAMLAAPEDEAPAEDMLLTVEESEKEATESEQPAQQLDDENELAPIEDNAPDSPTSLDDSNHTDQTGRLLNALVNFTHSVNSNISARQANLPQTNENNVTTPTSVNNIEEMTLAEIETLLIDNMEKLTALISAPINTYNVQVSANDPSKEFATAIHHYKNEMFHKAAKWMRKAAMKGHVKAQFYLGIMFLKGEGLPKSIYHSYSWLTLAASQDNQEALAAKSQLEKKLTSLEINSASKLAAERYEQIHNFLQGYN from the coding sequence ATGTCTGACAAGCAACAAATCACCGATGAAGAGTCGCATGAAAATCAAGTCGAGACAGATGATCTGTTATTAGATGACGAGCAAGCGCCTTTTCAGAATGAAGATGAAATGCTTGAAATGATGCTGGAAACTGAAGACGAGGCTGCTTCTGAAGCACTCATGCTAGATGAAGAAATTGAAACAGACGCAAAAGCAGAGATGAATGAAGACCTCGAAGATACTCTACAAGAGAGTCTTGCCAATGCCGATACCGAAGCTCCCCTTTCTGATGAACCCGCTGAAAAGTCACTCATAGACGCGATAGAAGAACCTGTAGAAAACGAGTTAACGCTTGAAGATGATACGGCTGAAGCAATGTTAGCAGCACCCGAGGACGAAGCCCCTGCTGAGGATATGCTTTTAACGGTGGAAGAAAGCGAAAAAGAAGCTACTGAAAGTGAACAGCCAGCCCAACAGTTAGACGATGAAAATGAACTTGCGCCAATAGAAGATAATGCGCCCGATTCGCCTACGTCGCTTGACGATTCAAATCACACTGATCAAACAGGCCGCCTACTGAACGCGTTAGTCAACTTTACCCACTCAGTGAATAGCAATATCAGCGCCCGACAAGCGAATTTGCCACAAACCAATGAAAATAACGTTACCACGCCAACAAGTGTTAATAATATTGAAGAAATGACGCTAGCTGAAATTGAAACATTGCTTATTGATAATATGGAGAAGCTAACAGCGTTAATTTCAGCCCCCATTAATACCTATAATGTGCAAGTTAGCGCCAACGATCCTAGTAAAGAATTTGCCACCGCTATCCATCACTATAAAAACGAAATGTTTCATAAAGCCGCTAAGTGGATGCGTAAAGCCGCAATGAAAGGTCACGTAAAAGCACAGTTTTATCTGGGCATTATGTTTTTAAAAGGTGAAGGTTTACCTAAAAGTATTTACCATTCATATTCATGGTTAACCCTAGCCGCTTCACAGGATAACCAAGAGGCGTTAGCCGCGAAAAGTCAGCTAGAAAAAAAACTAACATCATTGGAAATAAATTCAGCCAGTAAATTAGCTGCTGAGCGGTATGAACAGATCCACAATTTTTTGCAAGGTTATAACTAA
- the epd gene encoding erythrose-4-phosphate dehydrogenase yields the protein MPINIAINGFGRIGRNIVRALYESGQNDQFRVVAINELAEPEGIAHLLKYDTSHGRFAFSVELEHNNLIVAGDSIPLLAHQDLSALPWDKYDVDVVLECTGVYHSREHAEQHIANGAKKVLFSQPADNDVDATIIFGINDQELTKADRIISNGSCTTNCIVPVIKALDDVFGVQSGTITTIHASMHDQQVIDAYHPDLRRTRAASQSIIPVDTKLARGIERIMPKFAGRFEAISVRVPTVNVTAMDLSVSLQSDASIEKVNDAIKQAQNQRLEGILGYTEEPLVSVDFNHDPHSAIVDGTQTRVSHKHLAKLLVWCDNEWGFANRMLDTTMAIMKVHNS from the coding sequence ATGCCTATAAATATTGCCATTAATGGCTTTGGTCGTATTGGCCGAAATATTGTAAGAGCACTATATGAGAGTGGTCAGAATGATCAGTTTCGTGTTGTTGCTATTAATGAGCTTGCGGAACCAGAAGGGATTGCGCACTTATTAAAATACGATACCTCTCATGGGCGGTTCGCCTTTTCAGTTGAACTTGAACATAACAACTTAATTGTTGCAGGTGACTCAATTCCATTATTAGCCCATCAAGATTTATCCGCTTTACCGTGGGATAAGTATGATGTTGATGTTGTGCTTGAATGCACAGGTGTTTATCACAGTCGTGAGCACGCAGAGCAGCATATTGCCAATGGCGCTAAAAAAGTACTGTTTTCGCAACCTGCGGATAACGATGTAGACGCAACTATTATTTTTGGTATTAACGATCAAGAATTAACGAAAGCGGATCGCATTATTTCTAACGGCTCATGTACAACTAACTGTATTGTTCCAGTTATTAAAGCCTTAGATGATGTTTTCGGTGTGCAAAGCGGCACAATTACTACTATTCATGCCTCCATGCATGATCAACAAGTGATTGATGCCTATCATCCAGATTTAAGAAGAACCCGAGCAGCAAGTCAGTCTATCATTCCTGTGGATACCAAATTAGCGCGCGGAATAGAGCGTATTATGCCTAAATTCGCTGGCCGCTTTGAGGCAATCTCGGTACGTGTGCCCACTGTTAACGTGACAGCAATGGACTTGAGTGTTTCACTTCAATCTGATGCAAGCATTGAAAAAGTGAATGACGCAATTAAACAAGCGCAAAATCAACGCTTAGAAGGCATTCTAGGTTACACCGAAGAGCCATTGGTGTCGGTTGACTTTAATCATGATCCACACTCTGCCATTGTTGATGGTACGCAAACGCGAGTGAGCCATAAACATTTAGCTAAATTATTAGTGTGGTGTGATAACGAATGGGGCTTTGCCAATAGAATGTTAGACACCACAATGGCGATTATGAAGGTGCACAATTCATAA
- the fba gene encoding class II fructose-bisphosphate aldolase (catalyzes the reversible aldol condensation of dihydroxyacetonephosphate and glyceraldehyde 3-phosphate in the Calvin cycle, glycolysis, and/or gluconeogenesis) produces MALISMRQMLDHAAEHGYGIPAFNVNNLEQMRAIMQAADETDSPVIVQASAGARKYAGAPFLRHLILAATEEFPHIPVVMHQDHGTSPAVCQRSIQLGFSSVMMDGSLMEDGKTPSSYEYNVDVTRRTVEMAHACGVSVEGELGCLGSLETGQAGEEDGIGAEGTLSQEQMLTDPEEAKDFVEKTGVDALAIACGTSHGAYKFTRPPTGDILAIDRIKAIHESIPNTHLVMHGSSSVPQDWLKIINQFGGEIPETYGVPVEQIQEGIKHGVRKVNIDTDLRLASTGAIRRFLAENPSEFDPRKYLSAATTAMYEIVKARYESFGTSGNASKIKPISLEKMVSFYK; encoded by the coding sequence ATGGCATTAATTTCAATGCGTCAAATGCTAGACCATGCTGCTGAGCATGGCTACGGGATCCCTGCTTTTAACGTTAATAATTTAGAGCAAATGCGTGCCATTATGCAGGCGGCAGACGAAACTGATAGCCCTGTAATTGTTCAGGCGTCAGCAGGTGCAAGAAAATATGCTGGAGCCCCATTCTTACGTCATTTAATTTTAGCGGCAACTGAAGAGTTTCCACATATTCCAGTAGTAATGCATCAAGATCATGGTACATCACCAGCTGTTTGCCAACGCTCAATTCAATTAGGCTTTTCATCTGTAATGATGGACGGCTCGTTAATGGAAGATGGTAAAACACCATCATCGTACGAGTACAATGTTGATGTAACCCGCAGAACAGTTGAAATGGCGCATGCGTGTGGTGTTTCTGTAGAAGGCGAGCTTGGTTGTTTGGGGTCATTAGAAACGGGTCAAGCAGGTGAAGAAGACGGAATAGGTGCTGAAGGTACATTAAGCCAAGAGCAAATGTTAACTGATCCTGAAGAAGCGAAAGATTTTGTAGAAAAAACAGGTGTTGATGCCTTAGCAATTGCATGTGGTACATCGCATGGTGCGTATAAATTTACTCGCCCACCAACAGGCGATATTCTTGCTATTGATAGAATTAAGGCGATTCATGAAAGTATTCCAAATACGCATTTAGTGATGCATGGTTCATCTTCAGTACCACAAGACTGGTTAAAAATTATTAATCAATTTGGTGGCGAAATCCCTGAAACGTATGGTGTACCGGTTGAGCAAATTCAAGAAGGTATCAAGCATGGTGTACGTAAAGTAAATATTGATACTGATTTACGTTTAGCTTCTACAGGTGCTATCCGCCGCTTCTTAGCTGAAAATCCAAGCGAGTTTGATCCACGTAAATATTTATCAGCAGCCACTACAGCAATGTACGAAATTGTTAAAGCACGCTATGAGTCATTTGGTACTAGCGGTAATGCGTCTAAAATTAAACCAATTTCACTAGAAAAAATGGTTAGCTTTTATAAGTAA
- a CDS encoding ABC transporter ATP-binding protein translates to MEPAVGNSKSLWKLLSPHKPSKKSFILLGLLVIIATSFELVLPLYSSYLVDSISSEGIETSIILGLVAIVLIAACFEAILGWFGGRLGHQISFRLRFSLIGRLLHTQSQSLDFEHSAELGARVVNDSKEVKNVLAEDLVGLLSGLISLFAVIAIMFTLDWRLTLVLVCCVFAGFIIITPIALMMNNIGQKTQAAEANLLKYTTEWLRYSKLIKSHNASSQLHKQSNELLNECFHQEMRATKILSIIGPIANLVLMISMIAILAFSAYWLKQGSMTLGTITAFLLYLFGLTFPLMAMAMFFSNLNKAMGAASRLSEISQMPVESNNAPELLHDVLELALKDLTFVRDDKYILKDISYQFTSSGLSVVLGESGSGKSTLLNQFLGFYPETYNNVLINGKTLSEYNLHSVRQAIAWVDQEPKLLHASIRQNLTLGLSENISDEEMLEILMSVGLQAWLDRIDHNLDQVISEQAHQFSGGEKQRFAIARAMLRQAKVLLLDEPTSALDSKNKSELMVLLRQIARKMRVIMISHHRELIHPDDDILEIKDGVIVNAGAN, encoded by the coding sequence ATGGAGCCAGCAGTAGGGAATTCAAAATCATTGTGGAAGCTTTTGTCGCCACATAAGCCATCTAAAAAATCATTTATTCTACTTGGCCTGTTAGTCATTATTGCTACATCATTCGAGTTAGTTTTACCTTTGTACTCGAGCTACCTAGTTGACTCAATCAGTAGTGAAGGCATTGAAACCAGCATCATTTTAGGCTTAGTTGCTATTGTGCTTATTGCTGCTTGTTTTGAAGCTATATTAGGCTGGTTTGGTGGCCGATTAGGGCATCAAATTAGTTTTCGCTTACGTTTTAGTCTTATAGGGCGACTATTGCACACGCAAAGCCAAAGTTTAGACTTTGAGCATAGTGCAGAATTAGGTGCGCGTGTTGTTAATGACTCTAAAGAAGTTAAAAATGTTTTGGCCGAAGATTTAGTGGGGCTGCTAAGTGGACTAATATCACTGTTTGCAGTTATTGCCATTATGTTTACTTTAGATTGGCGACTGACTTTAGTATTAGTATGCTGTGTGTTCGCAGGGTTCATTATTATTACGCCTATCGCTTTAATGATGAATAATATTGGTCAAAAGACTCAGGCAGCGGAAGCTAATTTACTTAAATATACAACGGAATGGTTACGCTACAGCAAGCTAATTAAGTCTCATAACGCTAGTAGTCAGTTACATAAACAGTCAAATGAGTTATTAAATGAGTGTTTTCACCAAGAAATGCGGGCTACAAAAATACTGTCAATTATTGGGCCAATTGCCAATTTAGTATTGATGATAAGCATGATTGCCATTTTAGCTTTTTCAGCCTACTGGCTAAAACAAGGCTCGATGACGTTAGGTACTATTACTGCTTTTTTGCTTTATTTATTTGGACTCACGTTTCCACTTATGGCCATGGCGATGTTCTTTAGTAACTTAAATAAAGCGATGGGTGCGGCGAGCCGTTTGTCAGAGATTAGCCAAATGCCAGTTGAGAGTAATAATGCACCGGAATTACTTCACGATGTTTTAGAACTCGCCTTGAAAGATCTCACTTTTGTTAGAGATGACAAATATATTTTAAAAGACATTAGTTACCAGTTTACTTCTTCGGGCTTATCGGTAGTGCTAGGAGAAAGTGGCAGTGGTAAGAGTACATTGCTTAACCAGTTTTTAGGGTTTTATCCAGAAACTTATAATAATGTTTTAATTAATGGCAAAACATTGAGTGAATATAATCTTCATTCAGTTCGCCAAGCCATTGCTTGGGTTGATCAAGAGCCAAAGCTATTACATGCCAGCATTCGTCAAAACTTAACGTTGGGTTTGTCAGAAAACATTAGTGATGAAGAAATGCTAGAAATCTTAATGTCTGTTGGCTTACAGGCATGGCTGGATAGGATTGATCATAATTTAGATCAAGTGATTTCTGAGCAAGCTCATCAATTTTCTGGAGGAGAAAAGCAGCGCTTTGCCATTGCTAGAGCTATGCTACGCCAAGCTAAAGTATTATTACTGGATGAGCCAACCTCGGCTTTAGACAGTAAAAATAAAAGCGAGCTAATGGTATTACTGCGTCAAATAGCACGTAAAATGCGTGTGATTATGATTAGCCATCATCGAGAGCTCATTCACCCAGATGATGACATTCTTGAAATAAAAGACGGTGTTATTGTGAACGCAGGCGCTAATTAA
- a CDS encoding DUF3369 domain-containing protein: MSDFLFCDDDDSQPEEMLFSKPAWKVLIIDDEPDVHEITKLVLNDFQLDDRRLDFYSAHSAAEAKELLKQHDFCVAFVDVVMETSHAGLDLIKYIRKDLNDHIIRLVLRTGQPGEAPESSVIREYDINDYKHKTELTDRKLTTLMFSTLRSYRDIVTIEKHKTGLERIINATINFLDCNTITEFASAVLSQVANVLGISDRKILCCAAVSATDKPDVLDLDILAVSDESVEDVSQASVPSEINELFVRAHNERCSIHSPEHFVGYFITRKGLENLLYVSHGDELTPEEHDILEFFTNNIAVAYDNIRMREVVKSSQKELSYILGEAVERRSKETGSHVKRVANYSYMLATYIGLGEYTSEQIKLASPLHDVGKIGIPDKILNKPAKLDEQEWEVMKTHAQLGYDILSQSQNEILQLGAKIAQQHHEKYDGSGYPLGLKGKHIDIVGRITALADVFDALASSRCYKPAWPLEKVLDLLEKEKGKHFDPELVDILLENLDEFLAIRDAFPDPDMEIATGDLENR; the protein is encoded by the coding sequence GTGTCAGACTTTTTATTTTGTGACGACGATGATAGCCAACCTGAAGAAATGCTATTTTCCAAGCCCGCCTGGAAAGTGTTGATTATTGACGACGAACCTGACGTTCACGAAATTACTAAATTAGTACTAAACGACTTTCAGTTAGATGATAGGCGTTTAGACTTTTATAGCGCGCACTCTGCGGCTGAGGCTAAAGAATTACTTAAACAACATGATTTCTGTGTTGCTTTTGTTGATGTTGTGATGGAAACGTCTCATGCAGGGTTAGATTTAATTAAATATATTCGAAAAGATCTGAATGATCACATCATTCGCTTGGTTTTGCGTACAGGGCAACCCGGAGAAGCGCCAGAGTCTTCAGTGATTAGAGAGTATGATATCAATGATTATAAGCATAAAACTGAATTAACAGATCGAAAATTAACCACACTCATGTTTTCAACCCTGCGCTCATACCGAGATATTGTGACAATAGAAAAGCACAAAACGGGTTTAGAGCGCATTATCAACGCTACCATCAACTTTTTAGATTGTAATACCATTACTGAATTTGCCTCTGCAGTATTGTCGCAAGTCGCAAATGTGCTGGGCATTAGCGATCGCAAAATTTTATGCTGTGCAGCGGTAAGTGCAACCGATAAACCTGACGTGTTAGATTTAGATATTTTGGCAGTATCAGACGAGTCGGTTGAAGACGTAAGTCAGGCAAGCGTTCCTTCTGAAATTAATGAGTTGTTTGTTAGGGCGCATAATGAGCGATGTTCAATCCATTCCCCAGAGCATTTTGTTGGCTACTTTATTACAAGAAAAGGGCTGGAGAATCTACTTTATGTTAGTCATGGTGATGAGCTTACACCGGAAGAGCATGACATTCTTGAGTTTTTTACCAACAATATAGCTGTGGCGTATGACAATATTCGCATGCGTGAAGTGGTGAAGTCTTCGCAAAAAGAGTTAAGTTATATTCTTGGGGAAGCAGTAGAAAGGCGCTCAAAAGAAACAGGTAGTCATGTTAAGCGCGTAGCGAACTACAGTTATATGTTAGCAACATATATAGGGTTAGGTGAGTACACATCAGAGCAAATAAAACTTGCATCGCCGTTGCATGACGTAGGAAAAATAGGGATCCCAGATAAAATTTTAAATAAGCCCGCAAAGCTTGACGAGCAAGAGTGGGAGGTGATGAAAACCCATGCACAGTTGGGTTACGACATTTTGTCTCAATCACAAAATGAAATTTTGCAACTTGGCGCTAAAATAGCGCAGCAGCACCATGAAAAGTACGACGGTAGCGGTTACCCCTTGGGGTTAAAAGGTAAGCATATTGATATCGTCGGTCGAATTACCGCATTAGCTGATGTATTTGATGCGCTGGCCAGTTCCCGTTGTTACAAGCCTGCTTGGCCTTTGGAAAAGGTTCTCGATTTACTAGAAAAAGAAAAAGGAAAACACTTCGATCCAGAATTAGTTGATATTTTGCTAGAAAATCTAGACGAATTTTTAGCGATACGAGACGCATTTCCAGATCCTGATATGGAAATCGCAACCGGTGATTTAGAAAATCGATAG
- a CDS encoding phosphoglycerate kinase, whose translation MTVIKMTDLDLSGKRVLIREDLNVPIKDGKVTSDARIRAALPSIQHALDAGAIVMVMSHLGRPTEGEFEQAFSLQPVVDYLASALDVPVSLQSDYLDGIADAKAGELVVLENVRFNAGEKKNDDQLAKQYAQLCDVFVMDAFGTAHRAQASTHGVAKYADVACAGPLLAAELDALSKALANPKRPLVAIVGGSKVSTKLTVLESLSSKVDQLVVGGGIANTFIAAAGHDVGKSLYEADLVSDATRLTQAAQANNGEIPVPTDVVTGKEFSETTAASIKPVSHIESDDMVFDIGPESANYLAEILKSAGTIVWNGPVGVFEFDQFGEGTKTIANAIAQSDAFSIAGGGDTLAAIDKYNLADRISYISTGGGAFLEFLEGKTLPAVAILEERAAK comes from the coding sequence ATGACCGTAATTAAGATGACTGACTTAGATTTATCAGGCAAGCGCGTTTTAATTAGAGAAGATTTAAATGTGCCAATTAAGGACGGCAAAGTAACCTCAGATGCACGTATTCGTGCGGCATTACCTTCAATTCAACATGCCCTAGATGCAGGTGCAATTGTGATGGTGATGTCTCATTTAGGTCGTCCAACAGAGGGTGAATTTGAACAAGCATTTTCATTACAACCTGTGGTTGATTATTTAGCGTCTGCGTTAGATGTGCCAGTATCATTGCAAAGTGATTACTTAGACGGAATTGCTGATGCAAAAGCGGGTGAATTAGTAGTACTAGAAAATGTGCGCTTTAATGCTGGTGAAAAGAAAAATGATGATCAGCTAGCAAAACAATATGCACAATTGTGTGATGTATTTGTAATGGATGCATTTGGCACTGCTCATCGTGCTCAAGCTTCAACTCATGGTGTTGCAAAATATGCCGATGTAGCCTGTGCTGGCCCGTTATTAGCAGCCGAATTAGATGCGTTATCAAAAGCTTTGGCGAACCCTAAACGCCCACTTGTAGCAATTGTGGGTGGCTCAAAAGTGTCTACTAAGCTAACGGTGTTAGAATCACTTTCTAGTAAAGTAGATCAGCTTGTTGTTGGTGGCGGTATTGCAAATACATTTATTGCTGCGGCAGGTCATGATGTGGGTAAATCACTTTATGAAGCTGATTTAGTTTCAGACGCAACGCGCTTAACTCAGGCTGCACAAGCAAATAATGGTGAAATTCCAGTACCAACTGACGTTGTTACCGGTAAAGAGTTCTCAGAAACGACTGCGGCAAGTATTAAGCCTGTTTCACATATTGAAAGTGACGACATGGTATTTGATATTGGTCCAGAGTCGGCTAACTACTTGGCAGAGATTTTAAAGTCTGCTGGCACAATTGTGTGGAATGGTCCGGTGGGCGTATTTGAGTTTGACCAGTTTGGTGAGGGCACCAAAACTATTGCTAATGCAATAGCCCAAAGCGATGCATTCTCTATTGCTGGTGGCGGTGACACATTAGCTGCCATCGATAAGTACAATTTAGCTGACCGGATATCATATATATCGACTGGCGGCGGTGCGTTTTTAGAGTTTTTAGAAGGTAAAACATTACCTGCGGTTGCTATACTCGAAGAGCGCGCAGCGAAATAA
- the tkt gene encoding transketolase, producing MPSRKENANAIRALSMDAVQKAKSGHPGAPMGMADIAEVLWRDYMHHNPTNPNWADRDRFVLSNGHGSMLIYSLLHLTGYDLPIEELKNFRQLHSKTPGHPEYGYAPGIETTTGPLGQGITNAVGMAIAEKALAAQFNRPNFDIVDHFTYVFLGDGCLMEGISHEACSLAGTLGLGKLVAFWDDNGISIDGEVEGWFSDDTPARFESYQWHVIRDVDGHDSDAVKAAIEEARLVTDKPTLICTKTVIGYGSPNKSGSHDCHGAPLGDEEIKAAREFLGWNHAPFEVPADVYADWDAKEAGQTAEAKWNDLFAQYAEAHPELASEFKRRTSGELPENWAEESQAYVEKLQANPEKIATRKASQNCLNAFGPLLPEFMGGSADLAGSNLTLWDGAKGLTKEDADGNYIFYGVREFGMSAMMNGIALHGGFVPYGATFLMFMEYARNAVRMAALMKQRAIFVYTHDSIGLGEDGPTHQAVEQVAALRVTPNLDNWRPCDPVESAVAWKSAIERTDGPTTLIFTRQALPQQERTAEQVENIKRGGYILSDDENPQLILIATGSEVHLAMEAAAILREQDKRVRVVSMPSTDVFDAQDAEYKESVLPSNITARVAVEALIEDYWYKYVGLNGAIVGMSTFGESAPAGELFEFFGITTENVVKKSLALL from the coding sequence ATGCCATCTCGTAAAGAAAATGCAAATGCAATACGTGCACTAAGTATGGACGCTGTTCAAAAAGCAAAATCAGGCCACCCAGGCGCCCCAATGGGGATGGCTGATATAGCCGAAGTACTGTGGCGTGATTATATGCACCACAATCCTACTAATCCAAATTGGGCTGATCGTGACCGTTTTGTACTATCAAATGGTCATGGTTCAATGTTGATTTATTCGCTTTTGCATTTAACGGGATATGATCTTCCAATTGAAGAGCTTAAGAACTTCCGTCAATTACATTCAAAAACACCAGGCCACCCTGAATATGGTTATGCACCAGGTATTGAAACCACCACAGGTCCATTAGGCCAAGGCATCACCAATGCGGTAGGTATGGCTATTGCTGAAAAAGCACTTGCTGCACAGTTTAACCGTCCTAATTTTGATATTGTTGACCATTTCACTTATGTATTTTTAGGTGATGGTTGTTTGATGGAAGGGATTTCACATGAAGCTTGTTCACTAGCGGGTACGCTAGGGTTAGGCAAATTAGTTGCATTCTGGGACGACAATGGCATTTCAATTGACGGTGAAGTAGAAGGCTGGTTTAGTGATGACACTCCTGCACGCTTTGAATCTTACCAATGGCACGTAATTCGTGATGTAGATGGCCATGATTCTGATGCAGTAAAAGCTGCTATTGAAGAAGCGCGTTTAGTGACGGACAAACCAACGTTAATCTGTACTAAAACAGTAATTGGCTATGGCTCGCCTAATAAGTCAGGCAGCCACGATTGTCATGGCGCACCACTAGGTGATGAAGAAATTAAAGCAGCACGTGAATTTTTAGGCTGGAACCATGCGCCGTTTGAAGTGCCAGCAGACGTTTATGCTGATTGGGATGCGAAAGAAGCAGGGCAAACGGCTGAAGCTAAGTGGAATGATTTATTCGCACAGTATGCTGAAGCGCACCCAGAATTAGCGTCAGAGTTTAAGCGCAGAACCAGTGGTGAATTACCTGAAAACTGGGCAGAAGAGTCTCAAGCGTACGTTGAAAAACTCCAAGCGAATCCTGAAAAAATTGCGACGCGTAAAGCATCGCAAAACTGTTTAAATGCATTTGGCCCGTTATTACCAGAGTTTATGGGCGGTTCTGCTGACTTAGCTGGTTCTAACTTAACCCTTTGGGACGGCGCGAAAGGGTTAACTAAAGAAGATGCAGACGGCAACTACATATTTTACGGTGTACGTGAATTTGGTATGTCTGCCATGATGAATGGTATTGCGCTTCACGGCGGGTTTGTTCCTTACGGTGCAACATTCTTGATGTTTATGGAATACGCGCGTAACGCAGTGAGAATGGCTGCGCTTATGAAGCAACGCGCTATTTTTGTATACACCCACGACTCAATCGGTTTAGGTGAAGACGGCCCTACACACCAAGCTGTAGAGCAAGTGGCTGCATTACGTGTAACGCCAAACCTAGATAACTGGAGACCGTGTGATCCAGTTGAATCAGCAGTGGCTTGGAAATCTGCGATTGAACGTACAGATGGTCCTACAACGCTTATCTTTACTAGACAAGCACTACCGCAGCAAGAACGTACAGCTGAGCAAGTAGAAAATATTAAGCGTGGTGGTTACATTTTAAGTGATGATGAAAATCCACAATTAATTTTGATTGCAACAGGCTCAGAAGTGCATTTAGCGATGGAAGCGGCTGCAATCCTTCGTGAACAAGATAAACGCGTTCGTGTGGTATCAATGCCTTCAACAGATGTGTTTGATGCGCAGGACGCTGAGTATAAAGAAAGTGTACTACCTTCAAATATTACTGCTAGGGTTGCAGTTGAAGCTCTTATTGAAGATTACTGGTACAAATATGTTGGTTTAAATGGTGCGATTGTAGGTATGTCTACTTTCGGTGAGTCAGCACCAGCTGGAGAGCTATTTGAGTTCTTTGGTATTACTACTGAAAATGTGGTGAAGAAATCACTCGCACTACTTTAA
- a CDS encoding SulA-like leucine-rich domain-containing protein, which translates to MNVVEHNNNNNCNINCENNQHSLSNGIATNNVVQLIKVEDELSATFELIKIVKKHAHSKKWTLLIAPEHVPSKQLLNSCSVNFEHVLVIHEKQITNKLDVIRNALKYGTCSAVVTWMDVFTTDMLNELNHLTNASSCAFYALNKQTVPISNGPIHTHTVTNSHSIAQTC; encoded by the coding sequence ATGAACGTTGTAGAACATAACAATAATAACAACTGTAATATCAACTGTGAAAATAATCAGCATTCGTTATCGAATGGCATAGCAACAAACAATGTAGTCCAACTCATTAAAGTTGAAGATGAGCTATCCGCTACATTCGAACTGATCAAAATAGTAAAAAAGCACGCTCACTCTAAAAAATGGACACTATTGATAGCTCCTGAGCATGTGCCTAGTAAACAGCTATTAAACAGCTGTAGCGTGAACTTTGAGCATGTATTAGTTATTCACGAAAAGCAAATAACCAACAAATTAGACGTGATCCGTAATGCACTTAAATATGGTACTTGTAGCGCAGTTGTCACTTGGATGGATGTGTTTACCACAGACATGCTCAACGAATTAAATCACCTAACAAACGCGTCAAGCTGCGCATTTTACGCACTTAATAAGCAAACAGTGCCAATCAGCAACGGACCTATTCATACTCATACAGTGACCAACAGCCACTCTATAGCGCAGACATGCTGA